A stretch of DNA from Desulfonatronovibrio hydrogenovorans DSM 9292:
GGCAGGAAGAGCAGGATATACCTCAACTCCTTTTCGGCTCATCCAGCTGCCCAGCTCTGAAAACATGCCCCGCGACCCTACGGCATCAGCAAGAACCCTGCATTGAACCCCTTTTTGGGCAGCCTCAACCAGTGCTCCGGCAACCTGCCTTCCTGTGTCGTCATTTCTAAAGATATAAAACAAAAGGTGGACATGGTTCCTGGCCTCTTTGATATCTGTCATCAGCGAGGATATAAAATCATCGGTATCTGCAATAAGGCCGACTTTGTTGCTGCCTAGAAGAGGCAGTCCCCCGTGGGCCTCAGCCAAGCTAACCAGGACCTGGTAGTCACGGTTGACCTGACATCCCTGATAACTGGGACACTCAAGATATTCGGAATTGACCAGATGAAAATTGCGGTGCTCTTTGAGCCTTCGAAAAACCCTGGGCCTGCTCAACCCATGTTCACCAACCAGCAGATAAAGGACAAGCCCCAGCCAGGGGGAAAGAAAAATTACTGCCACCCAGGCCAGACAGGTGGTGGGGTCATCCTTGCGCATGCCTATGACAGGGATCATGCATATCCGGATTATCCATCCGCCCACTATCCAGAACATTGAATCGAAAATCATTGTTTCTCCGAGCTGATTTGGAGCATTTGCCTCTGGAATTATTAAGGTGATTATTTATTCTTGAGAATATCCTTGGCACTTGATGAACTAATTGGTTTCAAGGCTGGAAACAAGGAGATTTTCACCCTTTGCCAAATTCTGTCACCTGAACCATGCCACTAGGTAACATGTGGTTGAAATATAGAAATAATTTCACTTAGGATGAGATCATAGCAAAATGCCTGGTTCAACCTGATAATCATGACTTATGGATTGATGATGGAATGGCCTAGGTCCATCCAGGTTCGCCCTTTGACCTTGATAATTTATATCAAAATCATTGACTGCAAGCTTGAATATGTTTATAATTCCTATCGTGTTGGTATGGATTCGGATTTGCCGCTAGAAAGAAATGATTCCCGAAAGCAATTACGGTCGATTAATAATCAGAAGGAGTTGTTGATGAAAAAATTTATCACTGTATTGGGGGCAATGCTAGGCATGATATTTATCTCGCTTTCATCGTCCCTAGCTCACTGCATATGGACTGAAGTACCTTTCAAAGTTGAGCCGGGACAAGAGTTTACCGTAAGTGCTTATTATGCCCACCCCGACTATCCTCTTGAAGAAAGAGACAAGACCAGTCTAAGTCTGGTGGTACTTAAGCCGGGGGAGGAAATGCAGGAGATCGTTCTTTTTGAAAATCCCTACCATTATGATAATGAAGTCAGCCTGAACAGTCCAGGGCAACATTTTTTTGTGCTGGAGCGCAGCCCCAACCGCTACAGGCTGTCCGAAATAAGGGATTTCGGAAAAAGCATGACCTGGGTCGGAGAAGCCGGCTCCCTAGTTCATGATCCTGTAGGAATTCCTCTGGAAATTATTACGGTCAAGGTCAATGAGCTTGCCAACGGCCATAAAGAATTGACTGTACAGGTACTTTTTAAAGGCAGCCCTGTCTCAGGAGGTGCAATAGAGGTCTTCCAGTCCCTGGAGAACGATTCAATCCTTTATGATGAGATCGCCGAATATGATGTGCCAAAAGGCGGCAAGGTGACTTTTACCATTGATCCTTCCCGCAAATATGTTCTTGAGACAGACCACCGGGTCCCAGCCAGGGAAATAGCTGGGACTGGTTTTGCCATTACCGAGGTCAGGTTCCGCTCTACATTGTTTATTGGAGCAATGTAGATCACCTTGAGGCAGGATATCCCATCCATAAAACAAAATTTTTTCTGAATTAAACATTTTCTTGGAGGATAAAATGAAATTAAGTGCATTTGTTCTTGCTGGTTGCCTCATATTTGCTGTGCCAGCTGTTCAGGCCCACAAGCCTCTGGTCTCCTGCTTTGACAATGGGGACAACACTATCACCTGCCAGGGAGGTTTTTCAGATGGTTCTTCGGCCGCCGGGGTGATGATGCAGATCAAGGCCAGGGACGGAAGAGTATTGCAAAGAGGCCTGATGAATGACAACTCTGAGTTCACGTTTACCAAGCCAAGGGATGAATTTGTCGTACTTTTCGATGCAGGACCAGAACACAGGCTTAGAGTCCCTGGAAACAGGATCGCTCAATAATGAACGCAATTGAGGTTCATAATCTCAGCCACCAATACAACTGCAAGACAGTATACAGGGATCTAACCTTTTCAGTACCTCAAGGGTCCATATGTGGGCTGCTCGGAAAAAACGGCCAGGGCAAAACAACCCTGGTCAATATCCTTATGGGGTTTTTAAAGCCCAGTGCAGGCAGATGTCTGGTCCTGGGGGAAAACTCTCACAGCTTGTCGCCAGATGTACGCA
This window harbors:
- a CDS encoding DUF4198 domain-containing protein gives rise to the protein MKKFITVLGAMLGMIFISLSSSLAHCIWTEVPFKVEPGQEFTVSAYYAHPDYPLEERDKTSLSLVVLKPGEEMQEIVLFENPYHYDNEVSLNSPGQHFFVLERSPNRYRLSEIRDFGKSMTWVGEAGSLVHDPVGIPLEIITVKVNELANGHKELTVQVLFKGSPVSGGAIEVFQSLENDSILYDEIAEYDVPKGGKVTFTIDPSRKYVLETDHRVPAREIAGTGFAITEVRFRSTLFIGAM